AGCCCAGCCCCTTGCGGTAGTCGACGTGCAGGAACCCACGCTCGATGGTGCGCTCGGTCCCGTCCGGCGCGACGTCGACCAGCACCGGCGTCAGGTGCATCGTCTCGCTCGAGACCCGCACCTTCGCGCGCAAGACCGCGGAGCCGACCAGTCGGGTAGCCCGCGCCAGCGGCTTCGACGCGTAGCTCAACCCGTTGACCAGCGGAGCTTCCTCCACTGACGTCCCCGTCTCGACGTACGACGCGACCCGGCCGGACCGCGGCGCGGCGCCGGCGAGCCGACCGTCCTGCAGCCAGAGCCGCGTGCTCTGGGTGCTCGGCAGCGGGTAGCCCGCCGCCGTCGTGAACGCGCCGTCGCCGCTGCTCGTGCGGCCCTGGGTGATGACCGGGCCCTCGCCGGCGATACCCGTCCGCTCACCCTTCAGCGTCCGCGCGAAGAACCGCTCCAGCAGGCCGTCCCACTGCGGGCCGTCCGTGGCGCCGCCGTGCGTGCCCTGGGTCAGGTAGGCGAGCTTGAACGGCACGCCCTCGACCGCGCGCGTTGCGGGACGGTCGACGGGGATCCGGCGGAAGAGCTCGGTGCCCTCCTCCTGCTTGACGTTGTAGTCCTGCCACCCGTGCGCCAGCAGCACGGCCGCGCGGAAGTTGCGCGCGTCCTTGCGGTAGTCGCGCTGGCGCCAGAAGCCGTCGTAGTCGGGGTTGCGGGAGTAGCCCTCCTCGGTGTGCTCCACCGCCCCGCACTCCGCCGCCCGGTCGCGGATCGTGTCGGCGAAGGTCTGCCCCATCGGGTCGGCCGCGACCGTCTTGCCGAAGCCGAGGTCGAAGGCGAGCGGGGTGTCGAAGCCCTCGTCGGTGGGCTCCTGCGAG
This DNA window, taken from Nocardioides sp. HDW12B, encodes the following:
- a CDS encoding CocE/NonD family hydrolase, producing MQLRRAIAVLLTGSVAASLALAGVTPGSPAPQAVAAESDQVYEVRYVPTVGDAVIRVEIWRDASYDAAKQPVILTYSPYNSLAEPETARDSVGETFVPEGYARAVADVLGTRGSTGCWDYGGPKEQQSGVDVVKWLADRTWSNGKVAMIGGSYNGTTASMVAARGADVPELKAIVPIAAISRWYGYAYGNGVRYFLNSQEPTDEGFDTPLAFDLGFGKTVAADPMGQTFADTIRDRAAECGAVEHTEEGYSRNPDYDGFWRQRDYRKDARNFRAAVLLAHGWQDYNVKQEEGTELFRRIPVDRPATRAVEGVPFKLAYLTQGTHGGATDGPQWDGLLERFFARTLKGERTGIAGEGPVITQGRTSSGDGAFTTAAGYPLPSTQSTRLWLQDGRLAGAAPRSGRVASYVETGTSVEEAPLVNGLSYASKPLARATRLVGSAVLRAKVRVSSETMHLTPVLVDVAPDGTERTIERGFLHVDYRKGLGSADPATGRWLDASVRLLPQDYTVAAGHRIGLRVQSSNTVWAVPGNPGTVDIAEGAAGRLVGGSSLVIPTIGSQARFR